In Macadamia integrifolia cultivar HAES 741 chromosome 5, SCU_Mint_v3, whole genome shotgun sequence, a single window of DNA contains:
- the LOC122080125 gene encoding DNA-binding protein BIN4-like — translation MSGDVGSVGRIVISDTPSGNHDMFLDLKGTIYKTTIVPSRTFCIVNFGQAEAKVCLSTIQFEIPSMSCLSVVYPYLFLTVTKRRLPQKIIG, via the exons ATGAGTGGAGATGTTGGTTCTGTTGGTCGAATAGTAATTTCAGATACTCCATCTGGAAACCATGACATGTTCCTTGATTTAAAAG GAACCATATACAAGACAACCATAGTTCCTTCCAGAACATTCTGCATT GTCAACTTTGGACAGGCTGAAGCAAAGGTTTGTCTATCAACTATCCAGTTTGAAATTCCTTCAATGTCCTGTCTTTCTGTTGTTTATCCGTACTTATTTCTAACAGTCACGAAAAGGCGCTTGCCTCAAAAGATTATTGGTTAG